In Synergistota bacterium, the genomic stretch AAAGTATTCCCTATCCTTTGCAAGTGATCCCTACTTTCCAATATAAACTCTTTTAACAAAGTATCCATCACAATCGCACCCCTGTCAGAAGCTTAACATAGATCAAAAACTCTTTAGGCTTAACGGGCTTAACCAAATAGAAGTTAGCCCCTCTCTCATAGGCCGTATCTATATCTTTCTCTCCAGATTCAGTTGTAACTATAAGTATAGGAACCTGCTTTATCTCGCTCGACTCCCTGAGCTTCTGAACTAAAGAACAGCCATCAAGCACTGGCATATTAATATCTATCACAAAAAGATCAAAATCCCTAACTAAAGCCTTTTCGAGAGCCTCAAGACCGTTTGCAGCTTCTTCAACCTCAAAGCCCTCTTTCTCCAAAACCTCCCTTAAAAACTTCCTAACAGTGGTTGCATCATCTACAACAATAACCTTTCTCATAGCTAACCCTCCAAGGGTTTTTGATAAACTATAGCTTCGGGAAACTTCCTGACCTTAAAGATCGGCGTTATCCTACTCATAGATTCTGAGTGTCCGAGACAGACAAATCCCCCAGCATTAAGAGCATCGTATATATTCTCAGCGGCAACTTTCCTCGAAAAGTCATCAAAGTATATCAGGAGATTCCTTCAGAATATATTATCGAAGCCTCTATACCTTTTCATGTCTGCTAAATCAACTATGTTAACTTTTGTAAACTGGACAGCTCTCCTAAGCTCATCACAAATCTGGTAATAACCATTACCCAACTTTCTAAAGTATTTACCCAAAATTTCAGTAGGAAGACACCGAATAGAGCGCTCAGAGTAAATACCACTTTTAGCTACTTCTAACACTTCTGTGTTTATGTCTGAGGATATAATTTCCACATCCCAATTTTCTATATCACTCCAGTATTCAAGAAGATATATGGCAATAGAATAGGGTTCCTCCCCCGTAGAGCATGGAATAGACCATATGCGAATCGTATCCCCTTTTCTTTTCCTCAAAACTATTTCAGGAAGCAGCCTTTTTACCATACACTTGAGCTGATATTCCTCCCGAAAAAAGTAAGTTTCGTTCACGGTCATTATGTTA encodes the following:
- a CDS encoding response regulator; the encoded protein is MRKVIVVDDATTVRKFLREVLEKEGFEVEEAANGLEALEKALVRDFDLFVIDINMPVLDGCSLVQKLRESSEIKQVPILIVTTESGEKDIDTAYERGANFYLVKPVKPKEFLIYVKLLTGVRL